A segment of the Amycolatopsis thermophila genome:
GCCCGGCCGTGGTGACGAACAGGAACGCGTGCTCCATCTCGACCACGGTCTGGCGGACCGCGCCGCCGCCGAAGTGGCGCCCGGTGCCCTTGGCGAGGCTCTGGAACGCCGACGCGACCGCGGACAGGTGCTCACCGTCCTCTTCGGACAAGTTGGTGGACCGGCCGATCAGCAGACCGTCGGCGGACAGGACCACGGCCCGGTCCGCGCCGACGACCTGTTGCAGGAGGTCGTCGAGGAGCCAGTCCAGCTCGTTGATTCCCGCGTTCGGCATCACGTGTGCTCTCCCAGAATGTCGGTGGTGCTCGGATCCTGTTCACGAGCGCGGCGAGTGCCCTGCTGGAAGGCCGAGAGCCGGCTGCGCGCCTGCTCCGGGCTGTCCGCCGGCACGGGGTTGTGGTCGGTGGCGGTGCTGAACGTCGCGGTCTGTTCTTCCTTCCTCAACTGCGGGGCCAGGTTCTGCTGCTTCCGGCGCCGCGGCAGCGGCGGCCGGTCGGCCGAGATGGGGCCGGCGTGCTGCGGCCGGGCCTGCGGCGGCCGCGTGTCGATCGGCACGCGCGTGTCCAGCGGTGGCCGGGAGTCCAGGGGCGCCCGCGCCGGCACCGACGGGCGCGACGGCGGGGTGTGCTGCTGCGGGGGCGGTTCCGGCGCGGCGACCGG
Coding sequences within it:
- a CDS encoding roadblock/LC7 domain-containing protein, whose amino-acid sequence is MPNAGINELDWLLDDLLQQVVGADRAVVLSADGLLIGRSTNLSEEDGEHLSAVASAFQSLAKGTGRHFGGGAVRQTVVEMEHAFLFVTTAGHGACLALLTAEDVDMGLVAYAMNMMVKRVGAALSAAPRVEQQTAP